The following are encoded in a window of Manihot esculenta cultivar AM560-2 chromosome 8, M.esculenta_v8, whole genome shotgun sequence genomic DNA:
- the LOC110620153 gene encoding probable auxin efflux carrier component 1b has translation MISITDLYHVLTAVVPLYVAMILAYGSVKWWKIFSPDQCSGINRFVALFAVPLLSFHFISTNNPYAMNYRFIAADTLQKIIVLVVLAIWSRLSSRGSLEWSITLFSLSTLPNTLVMGIPLLKGMYGDSSGTLMVQIVVLQCIIWYTLMLFLFEYRGARILIGEQFPDTAGSIISFRVDSDIISLDGREPLQTEAELGEDGKLHVTVRKSTSSRSEIFSRRSHGPNSGLSLTPRPSNLTNAEIYSLQSSRNPTPRGSSFNHTDFYSMVNGKNASNVSPRQSNFGNLPFDEENGGIGVYGNVSRANGNAYPAPPNAGIFSPGTKKKANGADNGRDLHMFVWSSSASPVSEGGIHVFRGGATDYANELGGATHQKDYDEFGRDEFSFGNRQVANGVDREGPVLSKLGSSSTAELHPKAGADGEPKPTAMPPASVMTRLILIMVWRKLIRNPNTYSSLIGLTWSLVSFKWNVEMPAIIARSISILSDAGLGMAMFSLGLFMALQPKIIACGNSVASFAMAVRFLTGPAVMAAASIAVGLRGVLLHIAIVQAALPQGIVPFVFAKEYNVHPDILSTGVIFGMLIALPITLVYYILLGL, from the exons ATGATCAGTATCACAGACCTCTACCATGTTCTCACAGCTGTTGTGCCACTTTATGTGGCTATGATCTTAGCCTATGGCTCAGTGAAATGGTGGAAGATCTTTAGCCCTGACCAGTGTTCAGGGATCAACAGATTCGTTGCTCTATTTGCCGTGCCTTTGCTTTCTTTTCACTTTATCTCCACTAACAATCCTTACGCTATGAACTATAGGTTCATTGCAGCGGACACTCTCCAAAAAATCATAGTTCTTGTGGTTTTAGCCATCTGGTCTAGACTTAGTTCTAGAGGCTCCCTTGAATGGTCCAtcactctcttttctctctccaCTCTCCCAAACACTCTGGTTATGGGCATCCCTTTGTTGAAGGGTATGTATGGGGACTCCTCGGGAACCCTTATGGTTCAAATAGTTGTCCTTCAATGCATAATATGGTACACGTTGATGCTTTTTCTATTTGAATATAGAGGAGCTAGAATCTTGATTGGCGAACAGTTTCCTGACACTGCTGGCTCTATAATCTCCTTCAGAGTTGATTCTGATATAATTTCTTTAGATGGTAGAGAGCCATTGCAAACTGAAGCAGAGCTTGGTGAGGATGGCAAGCTCCATGTTACAGTGAGGAAATCAACCAGCTCAAGATCAGAAATCTTCTCTCGCAGATCCCATGGTCCAAATTCAGGCCTATCATTGACTCCTAGACCATCCAATCTAACAAATGCAGAGATATATTCTCTCCAATCTTCAAGAAATCCAACACCAAGAGGCTCAAGCTTTAACCACACTGATTTTTACTCAATGGTGAATGGCAAAAATGCAAGCAATGTGAGTCCTAGACAATCAAACTTTGGTAACCTGCCATTTGATGAAGAAAATGGAGGAATTGGAGTGTATGGAAATGTTTCAAGAGCAAATGGGAATGCTTATCCTGCTCCACCAAATGCTGGGATATTCTCTCCTGGAACCAAGAAGAAAGCAAATGGAGCTGATAATGGCAGAGACTTGCACATGTTTGTTTGGAGTTCTAGTGCTTCACCAGTTTCAGAAGGTGGGATACATGTCTTCAGGGGAGGAGCTACTGATTATGCCAATGAACTTGGTGGGGCAACTCACCAGAAAG ATTATGATGAGTTTGGTCGGGATGAGTTCAGCTTTGGAAACAGACAGGTAGCCAATGGGGTAGACAGGGAGGGTCCAGTGCTATCCAAGCTTGGTTCAAGCTCCACAGCAGAGCTCCACCCAAAGGCTGGTGCTGATGGCGAACCCAAGCCCACTGCCATGCCACCTGCTAGTGTTATGACAAGACTTATTCTCATTATGGTTTGGAGAAAACTTATAAGGAATCCCAATACTTATTCGAGCCTCATTGGCCTTACTTGGTCTCTTGTTTCTTTCAA ATGGAACGTAGAGATGCCTGCGATTATTGCTCGTTCCATATCTATCCTATCTGATGCTGGTCTTGGAATGGCTATGTTTAGCCTTG GTTTGTTTATGGCATTACAGCCGAAGATCATTGCTTGTGGAAACTCGGTCGCGTCATTTGCAATGGCTGTTAGATTTCTCACTGGTCCTGCAGTTATGGCTGCTGCTTCAATTGCTGTTGGATTAAGGGGAGTTCTGTTGCACATTGCCATAGTACAG GCAGCTCTTCCACAAGGAATTGTCCCCTTTGTTTTTGCGAAGGAATATAATGTTCATCCTGACATATTGAGCACTGG GGTTATATTTGGGATGTTAATAGCTCTTCCCATTACACTGGTCTATTACATCTTGCTGGGACTTTGA